In Bacillus sp. DX3.1, the following proteins share a genomic window:
- a CDS encoding class I SAM-dependent methyltransferase, translating into MLHSLRAIEEAQRGNLHVKEANLWLGFLLEEHGTVSVERNYRSALDYVERTLRHLEKMDVSYGIRLRVETVLCWSEVSKCGSVTQRNKWKELGVSFLAHNEDSAWIYRRYFPYDDVTVALIRTHGLVGQVLRGEVSMSSHEELVRLWKQGMIQIEELREVLRVLNECIITGVSSELWGRVQGDVYERIDQILCGELVEYSVKERIRRLRTVASPNDKHFEQEYAVIMNDALEEMFTTLFHYDLWYVEAALTHFNFEEFVKVFALTYQRAIHTNVDHISFQPLMDALYYERDGERHLNIYAKRAIEKVLRSVSLVELLNISHIPKTEMYPELTETENVLTVGFGTSEVGKTLIEFCLACKKENNAHYEQAVMMLCEIFGLRRDAFDRLENEEEYLAHMNGNVDEKAAVLPYVVGDTIVEIGPGGGAMMNKFKEAYPDKSIIGVDLSQNVIEKLTNDKYEKGHGWDVTLGDALNLADTFEPESISTVHCGSVNHEIFSYGETDGKKFNIATMKRLVESVFQVLEPGGRWIIRDGVKTESDEWCELHFHDETAMPFLRNYQRDFKGRQIAVEVLSVERVRMPINDAMEFLYTYTWGQEAYPHEVQEQFGVFTLQEYIDFIEDVVGSENVKVIESKQYLLAGYKEHLSPKVTLYDKHGEQKSLPSSTCLLVFEKS; encoded by the coding sequence ATGTTACACAGTTTACGAGCAATAGAAGAAGCACAAAGGGGAAACTTACATGTCAAAGAAGCGAATTTATGGTTGGGATTTTTATTAGAAGAACACGGAACTGTAAGTGTAGAACGGAATTATCGTAGTGCATTAGATTATGTGGAACGAACGCTGCGGCATTTGGAAAAGATGGATGTGTCATATGGTATTCGTTTACGTGTGGAAACTGTTCTATGCTGGAGCGAAGTATCAAAGTGTGGTTCTGTTACACAACGTAATAAGTGGAAAGAATTAGGGGTTTCGTTTTTGGCGCATAATGAAGACTCAGCTTGGATTTATAGACGTTATTTTCCATATGATGATGTAACGGTTGCTCTCATCCGTACACATGGCTTGGTAGGACAAGTTCTGCGAGGAGAAGTATCCATGAGTTCCCATGAAGAATTGGTGAGATTATGGAAGCAGGGAATGATTCAGATAGAGGAACTTCGAGAAGTACTTCGAGTTTTAAATGAGTGCATTATTACTGGGGTATCGTCTGAGCTATGGGGGCGAGTACAAGGTGATGTATATGAACGTATTGATCAGATTCTCTGCGGAGAACTTGTCGAATATAGTGTGAAGGAACGAATTCGCCGGTTACGTACCGTTGCTTCTCCCAATGATAAGCACTTTGAACAAGAATATGCTGTAATCATGAATGATGCGCTGGAAGAAATGTTTACTACTTTATTTCATTATGACCTTTGGTATGTAGAAGCGGCATTAACTCACTTCAATTTTGAAGAATTCGTAAAAGTATTCGCTTTAACATATCAACGTGCCATTCATACGAATGTGGACCATATTAGTTTTCAGCCTCTTATGGATGCACTGTATTATGAGAGAGACGGAGAGAGACACTTAAATATATATGCCAAACGTGCGATTGAAAAGGTACTTCGAAGTGTATCGCTGGTCGAATTGCTGAATATAAGTCATATACCAAAAACAGAAATGTATCCAGAATTAACAGAAACAGAAAATGTGTTGACAGTTGGGTTTGGAACGAGTGAAGTTGGAAAAACGCTAATTGAATTTTGTTTAGCTTGTAAAAAAGAAAATAATGCTCATTATGAGCAAGCTGTCATGATGTTATGTGAAATATTTGGTTTACGCCGCGATGCGTTTGATCGCTTGGAAAATGAAGAAGAGTATCTTGCACATATGAATGGAAATGTAGATGAAAAAGCTGCTGTTCTTCCGTATGTTGTAGGAGATACGATAGTAGAAATTGGTCCTGGCGGGGGCGCCATGATGAATAAATTCAAAGAGGCTTATCCTGATAAGTCGATTATTGGTGTGGATTTATCACAAAACGTAATTGAGAAGTTAACAAATGATAAATACGAAAAGGGACACGGTTGGGATGTAACGTTAGGGGATGCTTTAAATCTTGCGGATACCTTCGAACCAGAAAGCATTTCTACTGTTCATTGCGGTTCTGTGAATCATGAAATCTTTTCATATGGAGAAACAGACGGCAAGAAGTTCAATATTGCCACAATGAAAAGATTAGTGGAGAGTGTCTTTCAAGTTTTAGAGCCTGGTGGGCGTTGGATTATAAGGGATGGAGTAAAAACAGAAAGTGATGAATGGTGTGAACTGCATTTTCATGATGAAACGGCGATGCCTTTCTTGCGAAATTATCAACGTGATTTTAAAGGGCGCCAAATTGCTGTAGAGGTGTTGAGTGTGGAGAGAGTACGTATGCCGATAAACGATGCAATGGAATTTTTATATACATATACGTGGGGACAAGAGGCGTATCCGCATGAAGTACAAGAACAATTTGGTGTATTCACACTTCAAGAGTATATTGATTTTATAGAGGATGTCGTAGGTTCAGAGAATGTAAAGGTGATAGAATCGAAACAGTATCTCTTAGCAGGTTACAAAGAACATCTCTCTCCCAAGGTCACACTGTATGATAAACATGGTGAACAGAAGTCATTACCAAGTAGCACATGTTTACTAGTGTTTGAGAAAAGCTAA
- a CDS encoding aspartate kinase: METIVQKFGGTSVGSIQRIQHVADLIIEEYERGHGVVTVVSAMGKSTDELVSLATAITENPSKREMDILLTTGEQVTISLLTMALQAKGYAAISLTGWQAGITTESVHGSARITDINPERIQSYLQEGTIVIIAGFQGLSEEKEITTLGRGGSDTTAVALAAALKAKKCDIYTDVTGVYTTDPRVVKDAYKLDEISYDEMLELANLGAGVLHPRAVEFAKNHNVILEVRSSMEQENGTIVRGECNMEQQSIVKGIAFEDNITRVTIKGLEQGSLATIFSTLANAHINVDIIIQSITNEGTVHLSFSIHSNDLKETLAVLEQTQKALHYESVEHENHLAKVSIVGSGMVSNPGVAADMFSTLKEENIHIKMVSTSEIKVSVVIDRLHLVDGVEALHQSFMAKIHPMLQTN, from the coding sequence ATGGAAACGATTGTTCAAAAATTTGGTGGTACTTCAGTCGGAAGTATTCAGCGCATTCAACATGTAGCAGATTTAATCATTGAAGAATATGAGCGAGGGCACGGTGTTGTCACTGTTGTCTCCGCAATGGGGAAAAGCACCGATGAATTAGTTTCACTAGCTACTGCTATTACGGAAAATCCTAGCAAACGTGAAATGGACATACTTCTGACAACTGGTGAACAAGTAACCATTTCCTTATTAACAATGGCACTACAAGCAAAAGGTTATGCGGCAATTTCACTAACAGGATGGCAAGCTGGTATTACAACAGAATCTGTACATGGTAGTGCACGGATTACTGATATTAACCCAGAACGCATTCAATCATATTTACAAGAAGGAACAATTGTAATTATCGCTGGTTTCCAAGGATTAAGTGAAGAAAAAGAAATTACAACACTTGGCCGCGGTGGCTCTGATACAACTGCCGTTGCATTAGCTGCTGCACTTAAAGCAAAAAAATGCGATATTTATACAGATGTAACAGGAGTTTACACGACCGACCCACGCGTTGTAAAAGACGCTTATAAACTAGATGAAATTTCTTATGATGAGATGCTAGAACTGGCAAATCTCGGTGCTGGCGTACTTCATCCACGTGCAGTTGAATTTGCGAAAAATCATAACGTAATATTAGAAGTTCGCTCAAGTATGGAACAAGAAAACGGAACAATCGTAAGGGGAGAATGTAACATGGAACAACAATCAATCGTAAAAGGTATTGCATTTGAAGATAATATTACACGCGTAACTATTAAAGGATTAGAGCAAGGCTCACTTGCAACCATCTTCTCTACATTAGCTAATGCTCACATTAATGTTGATATCATTATTCAAAGCATTACAAATGAAGGAACTGTACATTTATCCTTCTCTATTCATTCCAATGACTTAAAAGAAACACTAGCAGTATTAGAACAAACTCAAAAAGCACTTCACTATGAATCTGTAGAGCATGAAAATCATTTAGCAAAAGTATCAATCGTTGGATCAGGTATGGTGTCCAATCCAGGTGTTGCTGCTGACATGTTCTCTACATTAAAAGAAGAAAATATTCATATTAAAATGGTAAGTACATCTGAAATTAAAGTATCTGTCGTTATTGATCGCCTTCATTTAGTGGATGGTGTAGAAGCACTTCATCAATCGTTTATGGCAAAAATTCATCCAATGTTACAAACAAATTAA
- a CDS encoding transposase, protein MQQWFDSFTFGPSAVMRKIAKTLLSRKEAFLACAIHPYSNGITEGTNNKIKLLKRRDYGYRNMERFKLRIRLETGSLFKHVNYNLW, encoded by the coding sequence ATTCAACAATGGTTTGACAGCTTCACATTTGGACCGAGTGCCGTTATGAGGAAGATTGCGAAAACACTTTTGAGTCGAAAAGAAGCATTCCTTGCCTGTGCCATCCATCCTTATTCAAATGGGATTACAGAAGGAACAAACAATAAAATCAAGCTACTCAAGCGTCGAGATTACGGCTATCGCAACATGGAACGATTCAAATTGCGAATTCGTCTTGAAACTGGTAGCTTATTCAAACATGTCAACTACAACTTATGGTGA
- a CDS encoding DoxX-like family protein, protein MKKKKPIYVQTEMATSMDELWKYTQDPKLHTEWDARFTGISYLEKKEGEPQRFLYKTKIGFGLEIAGEGESIGELQKETGERISSLKFWTDSKLSLIQVGRGYWKYTPNGKNISFETQYDYDTRFGSIGKFIDLYIFRSLLGWATAWSFDALKLWLEKGFHPRLLLRRAVTYWLVCFLFSFVWIYQGLIPKVLFAHPEEVRMLSVLIGSTDNSILAIKMIGFLEILFGIMWLLPFQKRKLFLFHMTILLVLIAAAGFTNVASFIQPFNPITLNITLIGLSIIGYMNSSDLPRAKHCKRNRKG, encoded by the coding sequence ATGAAAAAGAAAAAACCAATTTATGTTCAAACTGAAATGGCAACATCAATGGACGAACTTTGGAAATATACACAAGATCCGAAGCTACATACAGAGTGGGATGCACGTTTTACCGGCATATCATATTTAGAGAAAAAGGAAGGCGAGCCACAACGTTTTTTATATAAAACAAAAATCGGTTTTGGGCTTGAAATAGCTGGAGAAGGAGAATCGATAGGAGAATTACAAAAAGAAACGGGAGAGCGAATTTCTTCGCTGAAATTTTGGACAGACAGCAAGTTATCATTGATACAAGTAGGAAGAGGCTATTGGAAGTATACGCCGAATGGAAAAAACATTAGCTTCGAAACGCAGTATGATTATGACACAAGGTTCGGAAGTATAGGGAAATTCATAGATTTATACATATTTCGCTCGCTATTAGGTTGGGCAACGGCATGGAGTTTTGATGCTTTAAAATTATGGTTAGAAAAGGGATTTCATCCACGCTTATTATTACGAAGAGCGGTTACGTATTGGCTCGTTTGTTTCTTATTTTCATTTGTTTGGATCTATCAAGGGCTAATTCCGAAAGTGTTGTTTGCTCATCCGGAAGAGGTACGGATGCTTTCTGTTCTTATTGGTTCAACTGATAATAGTATATTAGCTATTAAAATGATTGGATTTTTAGAAATATTGTTTGGAATCATGTGGTTGTTACCTTTTCAAAAGAGGAAGTTATTTTTATTTCATATGACCATTCTATTGGTTTTGATAGCTGCAGCAGGATTCACAAATGTTGCTAGTTTTATACAACCATTTAATCCAATTACCTTAAATATTACACTAATTGGATTATCAATCATTGGCTATATGAATAGTAGTGACTTACCACGAGCAAAACATTGTAAGAGAAATAGAAAGGGGTAA
- a CDS encoding DUF4166 domain-containing protein, which produces MPSIYETLLGESYHHLHPKLQKRYAITEEHSFIGEGRMDEITEGSVVARTILKVAAKFRMFFSERGEEVPFTIHNTAEKDHKGEVFVRWNRMFLFGTKKRYFNAIMYLNDEQDEIVDYFGEPHLLVSTLAFHVDEKGAIHIASKKQWFYLFGMKIPLPKFLYGEAKITESYDDELDCYRIHVQVRNPLLGPLFSYKGTFMERDTNL; this is translated from the coding sequence GTGCCTAGCATCTATGAAACATTATTAGGAGAATCCTATCATCATTTACACCCAAAATTACAAAAACGTTATGCAATTACGGAAGAACATAGCTTTATAGGAGAAGGGCGAATGGATGAAATTACAGAAGGTTCTGTTGTTGCAAGAACGATCTTAAAAGTTGCAGCAAAGTTCCGGATGTTCTTTTCAGAAAGAGGCGAAGAAGTGCCATTTACGATTCATAATACTGCAGAGAAGGATCATAAAGGTGAAGTATTTGTAAGGTGGAACCGTATGTTTCTATTTGGAACAAAAAAGCGTTATTTTAATGCCATTATGTACTTAAATGATGAACAAGATGAAATTGTTGACTATTTTGGTGAACCGCATTTGCTTGTATCAACGCTTGCGTTTCATGTTGATGAAAAAGGAGCGATTCATATTGCATCGAAAAAGCAATGGTTCTACTTATTTGGAATGAAAATACCATTGCCAAAGTTCTTATACGGAGAGGCAAAGATTACAGAGAGCTATGATGATGAATTGGATTGTTATCGAATTCATGTACAAGTCCGAAATCCATTGTTAGGACCGCTTTTCTCTTATAAGGGAACGTTTATGGAAAGGGATACAAATTTATGA
- a CDS encoding YndJ family protein, with product MKNIAIGLICYIIFLIVEWPKLHPVESIILLSILLFIPMSFCIVDKYKRDGSILPLHRFVSLLYPVAAISAMLAFVTNQFFFAIIWFLYTGIIALFGLSRLLERGWRPLEETAIDSGFIYLFLGGFWFFASVANIPIMQFSSDIVLLTAAHFHYSAFLLPLSAGLLGRKQQKKNKLYVVITFIIVISPMTVALGITYSRTFEFFAVLIYLISLYAYGVFVWKTKFTFMSAEILLIISSSTLMITIFFSLLYSYGNFRQVMTITIAQMVWIHGVVNGIGVALPVFVGWMIEKNAPIYIHYGKPMSHIKGKRKVGENVLLQNDLVEKREYTGLVNKMTDFHGKQFDARNVLPRIVDFYEHTKNYELKANIHWARWFQPFAFLYEKISRRVQQIHLGTGNQWETMHGNIVAIKDDKDGRKDVRAWVRKNEQDETIFVALYSLHEYNGETYMNIALPLPYSNMTGILKLRNHNKDLIITSRLRKSARGDEGIYLHSRFFTIRLPLSETFTIKEKDETTLTAHHQMWIFGVKFLEIDYEIERVKNLR from the coding sequence ATGAAAAATATAGCTATTGGACTTATATGTTACATCATTTTTCTGATAGTGGAATGGCCAAAGTTACATCCCGTTGAATCCATCATTTTATTATCGATTCTTCTATTTATACCAATGTCATTTTGTATTGTTGATAAGTATAAAAGAGATGGATCTATATTACCATTACATAGGTTTGTATCGCTCCTATATCCAGTGGCAGCGATTAGTGCAATGCTTGCTTTTGTAACAAATCAATTTTTCTTTGCGATTATTTGGTTCTTATATACAGGTATCATTGCTTTATTCGGATTAAGTAGATTGCTAGAAAGAGGATGGAGGCCGCTAGAAGAAACGGCAATTGATAGTGGTTTTATCTACTTGTTTTTAGGTGGTTTTTGGTTCTTTGCCTCGGTAGCAAACATACCAATTATGCAGTTTAGTTCAGATATTGTTTTGCTAACAGCAGCTCATTTTCATTATTCTGCTTTTCTACTTCCTTTATCTGCAGGTTTGCTAGGTAGAAAACAACAGAAGAAAAATAAACTGTATGTGGTCATTACGTTTATTATCGTCATCTCTCCGATGACAGTAGCACTTGGTATTACCTATTCGAGGACATTTGAATTTTTTGCCGTACTTATTTATCTTATTTCGCTTTACGCTTATGGTGTTTTCGTGTGGAAAACGAAATTTACCTTTATGAGTGCGGAAATTCTTCTTATTATTTCGTCTAGTACACTTATGATTACGATCTTCTTTTCGCTTTTATACTCATATGGGAACTTCCGGCAAGTCATGACCATTACGATTGCTCAGATGGTTTGGATTCATGGAGTGGTGAATGGAATTGGTGTGGCATTGCCTGTGTTTGTTGGCTGGATGATTGAAAAAAATGCTCCGATATACATACATTATGGAAAACCGATGAGTCATATCAAAGGGAAAAGGAAAGTTGGAGAGAATGTTTTGTTACAAAATGATCTAGTAGAGAAGAGAGAATATACAGGTCTTGTAAATAAAATGACAGACTTTCATGGTAAGCAGTTTGATGCAAGGAACGTATTACCACGTATCGTTGATTTTTATGAGCATACGAAAAACTATGAATTAAAAGCGAATATTCATTGGGCACGTTGGTTTCAGCCTTTTGCCTTCCTATACGAAAAAATAAGTCGACGTGTGCAGCAAATTCATTTAGGAACGGGGAATCAGTGGGAAACCATGCACGGTAACATCGTTGCTATAAAAGATGATAAAGACGGTAGAAAAGATGTAAGAGCGTGGGTTCGGAAAAATGAACAAGATGAAACGATCTTTGTCGCGCTCTATTCTCTGCACGAATATAATGGGGAAACGTATATGAATATTGCGCTGCCATTACCATATTCGAATATGACCGGTATTTTAAAACTACGTAATCATAACAAGGATCTTATTATTACGAGCCGACTAAGAAAAAGTGCAAGAGGGGACGAAGGCATTTATTTACATAGTCGTTTCTTTACGATTCGCTTACCGTTATCCGAAACGTTTACGATAAAAGAAAAAGATGAAACAACTTTAACAGCACATCATCAAATGTGGATATTTGGTGTGAAATTTTTGGAGATTGATTATGAGATTGAAAGAGTGAAAAATCTTCGTTAA
- a CDS encoding ABC transporter ATP-binding protein, translating into MGSAVVEVKQVEKVYGKKNENQSKALKGVTLSVKEGEFVGIMGPSGSGKTTLLNVISTLDQATGGTVTIAGTDITKMKGNTLSDFRAQKLGFIFQDFNLLENLSIYENIALPLSLQGVPSKDIGGKVQEVAKKLGIQEILEKYPTAVSGGQKQRTAAARALVHNPAIVLADEPTGALDSKNAKSLLEAMQDLHENHEVSIMMVTHDAFSASYCQRILFIQDGLLYKEVHRTGSREAFYQDILSVLGKMGSSQEAI; encoded by the coding sequence ATGGGGAGTGCAGTAGTAGAGGTAAAACAGGTAGAGAAAGTATACGGAAAAAAGAATGAAAATCAATCGAAGGCATTAAAGGGTGTAACGTTATCAGTAAAAGAGGGAGAGTTTGTGGGGATTATGGGACCTTCGGGTTCTGGTAAAACGACGCTTTTGAATGTGATTTCGACACTCGATCAGGCGACTGGTGGTACAGTTACGATTGCTGGAACAGATATTACGAAAATGAAGGGAAATACATTGTCTGATTTCAGGGCGCAAAAACTAGGTTTTATTTTTCAAGACTTTAACCTTCTTGAGAATCTCTCCATCTATGAAAATATTGCATTGCCGCTTTCATTGCAAGGAGTACCGTCCAAAGATATTGGTGGAAAAGTACAAGAGGTTGCTAAGAAACTTGGGATACAAGAAATTTTAGAGAAATATCCAACTGCTGTTTCCGGTGGTCAAAAACAGCGCACTGCCGCAGCGCGCGCACTCGTACATAATCCGGCAATTGTTTTGGCAGATGAGCCAACAGGTGCACTTGATAGTAAAAATGCCAAAAGCTTATTAGAAGCAATGCAAGACTTACATGAAAATCATGAGGTGAGCATTATGATGGTAACACATGATGCGTTTAGTGCAAGCTATTGTCAGCGTATTTTGTTTATACAAGACGGATTGCTTTATAAAGAAGTTCACCGCACTGGAAGTCGAGAAGCATTTTATCAAGATATTCTAAGTGTGCTTGGAAAAATGGGATCTTCCCAGGAAGCGATATAA
- a CDS encoding FtsX-like permease family protein codes for MLLKLSVHSIRKMMKDYLVLLIGLVISISIFYMFQTMALNTAFTKENSIISSIRLVFGVGAVLLSFITLFYILYANSFLLTLRRKELGMYMMLGAKKKKVAQLLFIETLGLGTVALIIGSAVGLVLASTVGNFLINGMDVSAKGYEAFYMPALLTTLLFFFVLFVVTGIVNSIRLLRKTELELIREDETQDTVEKSKRRITIFTVLGILMLGIGYYSIVHVEKMQETGLIAATICTTIGTYFIFGSLLPLFVTMLKKNKKRNETGLNSFTFAQLRFRINSLSRVLGTVAMLIALGAGAMTAGMAFQKNVGMTTEFSRVYDATIHDPNVEDVHALKQMNITEEKKYAYKENEEAVYFLRDDLLDHPPLISEHQSAKKSKELVRVRVKEVLPESVYTSLENPDTRKHPGMPDQWEEALIREFQISYNQFGGKPLRIADKENYDKVQGTSHSLLLVRVDDLQKYKPLLTKIDQRQKEVAEKNVGEEVEMQTKMTTYQFMYSFMSGTMFMGFFLGIAFLAMMASSLMFKILTGASRDTRRYAMLRKIGVRKGMLSLSIYKEVFFIFLFPGLVGIAHVLVGMNLFSFILLDPYVKIWVPISLFILIYLAYYWITVVLYKGMVLPKER; via the coding sequence ATGTTACTGAAATTATCCGTACATAGTATACGAAAGATGATGAAAGACTATCTTGTCCTTTTAATCGGTCTTGTGATTAGCATTAGTATTTTTTATATGTTTCAAACGATGGCTTTAAATACTGCGTTTACAAAAGAAAACAGTATCATTAGTAGTATTCGTCTCGTCTTTGGTGTAGGAGCTGTATTACTTTCCTTTATTACATTGTTTTACATACTATATGCCAATTCGTTCTTGCTCACATTACGCCGAAAAGAGTTAGGGATGTACATGATGCTTGGTGCAAAAAAGAAAAAGGTTGCACAGTTACTATTTATTGAAACGTTAGGGCTTGGTACTGTCGCTCTTATCATTGGAAGTGCGGTAGGTCTCGTATTAGCAAGTACAGTGGGGAACTTTCTTATAAATGGGATGGATGTATCAGCGAAAGGGTACGAGGCGTTTTATATGCCTGCTTTACTCACAACGCTCCTTTTCTTCTTTGTGCTCTTTGTAGTTACAGGTATCGTAAATAGTATCCGTCTCCTGCGTAAAACAGAACTAGAGCTCATACGAGAAGATGAAACGCAAGATACGGTAGAAAAAAGTAAACGTCGTATTACAATCTTTACGGTTCTTGGTATTTTGATGTTAGGAATTGGGTATTACTCCATTGTTCATGTGGAGAAGATGCAGGAAACTGGCCTTATAGCTGCGACAATTTGTACGACTATTGGAACTTATTTTATATTTGGTTCGCTGCTGCCTTTATTTGTTACGATGCTAAAGAAAAATAAAAAAAGAAATGAGACAGGGCTTAATAGTTTTACATTTGCTCAGCTACGCTTTCGTATTAACAGCTTATCGAGAGTACTAGGTACAGTTGCAATGCTAATTGCATTAGGTGCTGGTGCGATGACAGCGGGGATGGCGTTTCAAAAAAATGTCGGGATGACGACAGAGTTTTCACGTGTGTATGATGCGACGATTCATGATCCAAATGTAGAAGATGTACATGCGTTAAAGCAAATGAACATTACAGAAGAAAAAAAATATGCCTATAAAGAAAATGAAGAAGCTGTTTACTTTTTACGTGATGATTTACTTGATCACCCACCACTTATTTCTGAGCACCAAAGTGCGAAAAAAAGTAAAGAACTAGTTCGTGTCCGTGTGAAAGAGGTACTTCCTGAATCGGTATACACTTCACTTGAGAATCCAGACACGCGGAAACACCCAGGTATGCCAGATCAATGGGAAGAAGCACTCATTCGAGAATTTCAAATTAGCTATAATCAATTCGGAGGAAAACCACTTCGTATTGCGGACAAAGAAAACTATGACAAAGTACAAGGGACATCGCATTCACTTCTTTTAGTTCGTGTCGATGATTTGCAAAAATATAAACCGTTACTTACTAAAATTGATCAACGACAAAAAGAAGTTGCTGAAAAAAATGTTGGTGAAGAAGTAGAGATGCAAACGAAAATGACGACTTATCAGTTTATGTATTCCTTTATGAGTGGCACGATGTTTATGGGCTTTTTCCTAGGTATTGCCTTTCTTGCAATGATGGCAAGCTCACTCATGTTTAAAATTTTAACAGGAGCATCTAGAGATACACGCCGCTATGCAATGCTACGAAAAATTGGTGTAAGAAAAGGGATGCTCTCTCTCAGCATCTATAAAGAAGTATTTTTCATCTTCTTATTCCCTGGTCTTGTTGGAATTGCTCATGTACTTGTCGGTATGAATCTCTTTTCATTCATTCTGCTTGATCCGTATGTGAAAATTTGGGTGCCAATTAGCTTGTTTATACTCATTTATCTTGCATATTACTGGATTACAGTAGTCTTGTATAAAGGTATGGTATTGCCGAAAGAAAGATGA
- a CDS encoding MFS transporter, which translates to MQGEIQENKSPSYVNQLLLPITKSRHFTFLWIGQLLSVLGSSITMVILPVVVYNLTGSTVVMGMTMAMYMLPNVLVLPFSGLIVDRLNRIKLMLFTDIVRFILMITLTVLIFSDILTITILYVLVAIYGLMDGLFQPAYSAVRARVFVPEIRNAANALTQVSNQGVRLIGPALGGLIVSVTSAGFGFGLDALTYLLSFICLLFLRDLKTKKVQESADNTFNIKKDFTEGIVVLKSHPWLWITILAFSFINICYAGIVVVLIPWLFNIHHHFEPFVYGLGMAFSGGGAVVAALIFGGKQQWHKRGLFAYGGVLISGLALLIMPFVSWAPGLIGLMAVEGFGIMIFGLIWETSLQELVPEEAFGRVASLDMLGSFALLPLGYLGVGWLADVIGGTLTIAILAIAAIVVVVSALSVPSIRQFD; encoded by the coding sequence ATGCAAGGGGAGATACAAGAGAATAAAAGTCCAAGTTATGTAAATCAATTGTTATTACCAATTACAAAATCGCGCCATTTTACTTTCTTATGGATTGGTCAACTACTTTCAGTCCTTGGAAGTTCCATTACAATGGTCATTCTTCCAGTGGTTGTATATAACTTAACAGGGTCAACAGTTGTTATGGGAATGACGATGGCGATGTACATGCTTCCAAACGTACTGGTTTTACCGTTTTCAGGGCTAATCGTTGACCGTCTCAACCGTATTAAATTGATGTTATTCACTGACATTGTTCGATTTATATTAATGATAACGCTCACGGTACTTATTTTTTCAGATATTTTAACAATTACAATTCTATATGTATTAGTAGCAATATATGGCCTTATGGATGGTTTGTTTCAACCTGCCTATTCAGCGGTGCGAGCGAGAGTATTTGTGCCAGAAATTCGTAATGCGGCTAACGCATTGACTCAGGTGAGTAATCAAGGTGTACGCTTAATCGGTCCAGCGCTTGGGGGGCTCATTGTTTCTGTTACATCAGCAGGTTTCGGGTTTGGTTTAGACGCGTTAACATATTTGCTCTCTTTTATATGTTTATTATTTTTAAGAGATTTGAAAACAAAAAAAGTGCAAGAATCTGCGGACAATACATTTAATATAAAAAAAGATTTTACGGAAGGGATTGTCGTATTAAAGAGTCATCCTTGGTTATGGATCACGATTTTAGCGTTCTCATTTATTAATATTTGTTACGCGGGTATCGTCGTTGTATTAATTCCATGGTTATTCAATATTCACCATCACTTTGAACCTTTTGTCTACGGTCTCGGCATGGCATTCTCTGGAGGGGGTGCAGTAGTTGCTGCCCTCATTTTCGGTGGGAAACAACAATGGCATAAGCGAGGGTTATTTGCTTATGGCGGTGTTTTGATCAGCGGCCTGGCACTTTTGATCATGCCTTTTGTTTCGTGGGCTCCGGGATTAATTGGATTGATGGCAGTTGAAGGATTTGGTATTATGATTTTTGGATTGATTTGGGAGACGAGTTTACAAGAGCTTGTACCGGAAGAAGCATTCGGGAGAGTTGCTAGTCTCGACATGCTCGGATCCTTTGCGTTATTACCGCTAGGGTATTTGGGAGTGGGCTGGTTGGCCGATGTGATCGGCGGAACTTTGACCATTGCGATTTTAGCGATTGCAGCTATTGTAGTGGTCGTAAGTGCTCTATCTGTTCCAAGCATTCGTCAATTTGATTAA